The sequence TCGTTGTACCCCGCCCGGATGAGCCCGCCCTCCGTCAGCGAAAGGGGCGGATCGTCCACCAGGGCCCGCTCGAGTTTTTCCGCCAGGGGCCGAAGCTCCCGCAGTCCGTCCCGGAGGCCGGCGGACAACCCGGCCTTCAGGCCAGAGAGCTTCTCCTTGATGACCGGGATGACGTGCAGGGCGGCCTTCAGCGCGATCAGGTCGCGGGCGTTGGCGCGCTCCGACCCGACGCGGGCGGCCATCCGTTCCATGTCCCCCATGGACTTGAGCAGGCCGGCGAATTCGTCCCGCGCCCCGTGTTCTCCGTGGAGTTCGCCTACCGCTTCCTGGCGGGCCAGGACGGCTTCGGTGGAGACCAGCGGCCGGGTGATGGCCTGGCGCATGAAACGGGCGCCCATGGGCGTGTACGTCCGGTCCATCACGGAAAGGAGCGTACCCTCGCGGCCGCCGTCCCGCAGCGAGGTGATCAGCTCCAGGTTGCGCTGCGTCGCCGAATCCATGAGCATCGCGTCGGCGATGTCATGGCGCGCCATCGTCTTCAGGTGGGCCAGCCGGTTCTTCTGGGTCTCCCGCAGGTAGACCAGCATGCCGCCCGCCGCGCAGACGCCGGCGGTCATTTCATCGCATCCGAAGCCCTTGAGCGTCAGCACCTCGAAATGATCGAGCAGGGC is a genomic window of Gemmatimonadota bacterium containing:
- a CDS encoding DNA mismatch repair protein MutS, translated to MPRSKGTLTPAMAQYARMKDQHKDAILFFRMGDFYETFDDDAKLVSRVLGITLTARNSGAGGAEKTPLAGVPYHAVEKYIAELVGSGYKVAVCEQVEDPKKARGVVKRDVVEVVTPGTTMLAQTLDPGENNYMVALAFDEDAYGMAFLDLSTGEFRVSELGEDDLLSELSRLDPAEAIVSYDRAEQAEALLQPRFPDIAISRLEEWAFDYDQALQALLDHFEVLTLKGFGCDEMTAGVCAAGGMLVYLRETQKNRLAHLKTMARHDIADAMLMDSATQRNLELITSLRDGGREGTLLSVMDRTYTPMGARFMRQAITRPLVSTEAVLARQEAVGELHGEHGARDEFAGLLKSMGDMERMAARVGSERANARDLIALKAALHVIPVIKEKLSGLKAGLSAGLRDGLRELRPLAEKLERALVDDPPLSLTEGGLIRAGYN